The following coding sequences are from one Mycobacterium bourgelatii window:
- a CDS encoding cytochrome P450 — protein MTTNTSTNVHFDPYDAALIVDPYPTYRRLRDEAPLYRNDQYDFFALSRFADVEKGFREHETFSSSRGNVLEVINAGIDIPSGLIVMDDPPRQTIHRKLLSRMFTPRKIAQLEPMIRGYCVRSLDALVGAGGFDFVADLGAQMPMRVIGMLLGIPEERQEAGRDRVYATVNAQSGSGMSLPTAGFLDDEFIEEYVDWRAENPSDDIVTELLNVEFEDETGTRRRLDRAEILAYVALLQVAGNETTTKLIGWAGKILAENPDQRAQLVANPSLIPDAVEEILRLETPAPRVARYVTRDVEYYDQIVPQGSIMMFLIGAANHDHRQFPPDGDSFDIHRRGRTHISFAAGAHFCLGAALARLEGRIALEELLIRFPEWDIDLSKAVMSPSSTVRGWETMPAIIPT, from the coding sequence ATGACAACGAACACCTCAACGAATGTCCATTTCGACCCGTATGACGCCGCGCTGATTGTCGATCCCTATCCGACGTACAGACGGTTGCGCGATGAAGCGCCGCTATACCGAAACGACCAATATGACTTCTTCGCGCTCAGCCGCTTCGCCGACGTGGAAAAGGGTTTCCGCGAGCACGAGACGTTCAGCTCATCCCGAGGGAACGTGCTCGAAGTGATCAACGCAGGGATCGACATTCCGTCAGGTCTCATCGTCATGGATGACCCACCCCGTCAAACCATCCACCGGAAATTGTTGTCGCGCATGTTCACACCGCGCAAGATCGCGCAACTAGAACCCATGATCCGTGGATACTGCGTGCGCAGCTTGGACGCTCTGGTCGGTGCGGGTGGCTTCGACTTCGTCGCTGACCTGGGCGCGCAAATGCCGATGCGCGTGATCGGAATGCTGCTGGGCATTCCCGAGGAACGGCAGGAAGCCGGGAGAGACCGTGTGTACGCGACGGTCAACGCTCAGAGCGGCAGCGGGATGTCGCTCCCGACGGCGGGTTTCCTCGACGACGAGTTCATCGAGGAATACGTTGACTGGCGGGCAGAAAACCCGTCCGACGACATCGTCACGGAACTTCTCAACGTGGAATTCGAGGACGAAACCGGAACTCGACGACGGCTAGATCGAGCGGAAATACTCGCTTATGTTGCGCTCCTCCAAGTGGCAGGCAACGAAACAACCACCAAGCTCATCGGATGGGCTGGCAAGATACTGGCCGAAAACCCCGATCAGCGGGCACAACTCGTCGCCAATCCCTCGCTGATCCCCGACGCGGTCGAGGAAATCCTCCGCCTGGAAACACCCGCACCCCGTGTGGCTCGGTATGTCACGCGCGACGTCGAGTACTACGACCAGATCGTGCCTCAGGGCAGCATCATGATGTTCCTGATCGGTGCCGCCAACCACGATCACCGGCAATTCCCACCCGACGGCGACAGTTTCGACATCCACCGTCGCGGCAGGACCCACATCAGCTTCGCCGCAGGCGCACATTTCTGCCTGGGTGCCGCCTTGGCGCGTTTGGAAGGCAGGATTGCCTTGGAGGAGTTGTTGATTCGTTTCCCGGAGTGGGACATCGACCTGTCGAAGGCGGTAATGTCACCCTCGTCAACCGTGCGCGGTTGGGAGACAATGCCGGCCATCATCCCCACGTAG
- a CDS encoding NAD-dependent epimerase/dehydratase family protein has product MKVLLTGAMGNIGYSTLTALLDEGHDVVAFDISSRRARKLAAKLDGHVRVVWGDITQPHSVRAALSDVDAVIHLAAIIPPYSERVPELARKVNLDGTLNLIAQMEGSPTAKRLIFASSVGVCGDVQDREPPLRVDMPTNPTDEYGRHKVACEQAIRQSQLHWSILRLAAVSPIHLQAVDPSIMFEFSPDARCEFLHPADAGVAFARAVDCAETVGKTLYIAGGPECQMTYYEFTNTLMDAIGIGPIPVDAYVRATPPRFFGDWVDTEESQRLLQYQKRRLSDQLADMQEDFGMLLPLLRLVRPLATWYVTRSSAHLKENRRRSG; this is encoded by the coding sequence TTGAAGGTATTGCTGACCGGCGCGATGGGCAACATCGGCTATTCGACCTTGACGGCGTTGCTCGATGAAGGACATGACGTCGTCGCGTTCGACATCTCGTCTCGTAGGGCGCGCAAGCTCGCAGCCAAACTCGATGGGCATGTCCGCGTGGTGTGGGGCGATATCACCCAGCCTCATTCGGTTCGCGCTGCGCTGTCGGACGTGGATGCGGTAATCCACCTGGCGGCAATCATTCCTCCCTACTCCGAGCGGGTACCCGAACTCGCGCGGAAGGTCAATCTTGACGGGACACTCAATCTGATTGCGCAGATGGAAGGTTCGCCCACGGCCAAACGGCTGATCTTCGCGTCATCAGTGGGTGTTTGCGGTGATGTGCAGGATCGGGAGCCGCCGCTGCGTGTCGACATGCCAACGAATCCCACGGACGAGTACGGCCGGCACAAGGTGGCCTGCGAGCAAGCCATCCGGCAATCGCAGCTCCATTGGAGCATCCTGCGGCTCGCGGCGGTGTCGCCGATCCACCTGCAGGCGGTGGATCCCAGCATCATGTTTGAATTCAGCCCCGATGCGCGGTGTGAGTTTCTCCATCCTGCCGATGCGGGTGTGGCATTTGCACGCGCGGTGGATTGCGCGGAGACAGTTGGGAAGACGTTGTACATTGCCGGCGGCCCCGAGTGCCAAATGACCTACTACGAATTCACCAATACACTGATGGATGCGATTGGCATTGGCCCCATTCCGGTCGACGCCTACGTGCGGGCGACGCCTCCTCGCTTCTTCGGCGACTGGGTGGACACCGAGGAGAGCCAGCGCCTATTGCAGTATCAGAAGCGTCGACTCAGTGATCAATTGGCAGACATGCAGGAGGATTTCGGCATGCTGTTGCCGCTGCTTCGTCTGGTGCGTCCGCTGGCCACCTGGTACGTGACCCGCAGTTCCGCACACCTCAAAGAAAACCGTCGGCGGTCGGGCTGA
- a CDS encoding nitric oxide reductase activation protein NorD produces the protein MTASELRLLATFVAGQSVDVAEAPPGVAAHTNGRVIYVSAGRSVVEWRREMLVQSALLGAGSLNPRLVKALRIRPSVARRYLALEGSRVLAALTDTLPLAAGLSSGLTVSTTSAEESLKMARSRGKVADPPDWFGVIRPSQLLSSAAPSAGTRPRDTELSVKFASGDTPDDDEDETPRESKILKLFQTPLGPQGISDFLRKLLGGSGSTGPSAAGAELPVRSVRRARAAGAHARPLPTRIHFAGTTNPAAAVGVGGALYPEWDVHGNRYRPQWCRVVDFPLTMSADISAADVPHDDVLRQRLSRIGLGPKVLRARPDGDELDVEALIDLVVDLRSGYSPPEHVYSERRKLARNLGVLILVDASGSATDTDPNGLAVHDHQRRAAATLAATLEDLGDRVAVYAFRSDGRHAVQLPAIKPFERRLGALERARLNQLQPSSYTRLGAAIRGAGEILKTQAGTPNRLLLVLSDGFPYDHGYEGRYAEADARKSLEELRSDGVACLCLSIGAATATDELERVFGSAGYACGATLAELSPRMDELFLSSLRELAAPIPLRG, from the coding sequence GTGACCGCATCGGAGTTGCGGCTGCTCGCCACCTTTGTTGCGGGTCAGTCTGTGGACGTTGCCGAGGCACCGCCTGGCGTTGCCGCGCACACCAACGGCCGAGTGATCTACGTATCGGCGGGCCGCTCCGTCGTCGAGTGGCGCCGCGAAATGTTGGTGCAGAGCGCGCTGCTCGGCGCGGGAAGTCTAAACCCGCGACTGGTAAAGGCGTTGCGGATTCGTCCTTCGGTGGCGCGGCGCTACCTCGCGCTTGAGGGTTCTCGCGTGCTTGCCGCGCTCACGGATACCCTTCCGTTGGCCGCTGGCCTGTCGTCCGGGCTGACCGTGTCTACTACAAGTGCGGAAGAATCGCTCAAAATGGCCAGGAGCCGAGGCAAAGTCGCGGATCCTCCCGATTGGTTCGGTGTCATCAGACCGTCGCAGTTGTTGTCATCCGCTGCGCCGTCCGCCGGAACGCGGCCACGGGACACCGAATTGTCGGTGAAGTTTGCGTCTGGCGATACGCCGGACGACGACGAAGACGAGACGCCTCGGGAAAGTAAAATACTCAAGCTGTTTCAGACCCCGTTGGGACCACAGGGAATTTCTGACTTCCTCCGCAAGTTGCTTGGCGGTTCGGGCTCCACCGGTCCCAGCGCGGCCGGCGCCGAGTTGCCGGTTCGATCCGTCCGGCGCGCACGCGCGGCTGGAGCGCATGCCCGGCCGCTGCCCACCCGCATCCATTTCGCCGGCACCACCAACCCCGCTGCTGCCGTCGGCGTAGGCGGCGCCCTGTATCCGGAGTGGGACGTCCACGGCAACCGGTACCGACCCCAGTGGTGCCGAGTCGTCGACTTTCCGCTGACGATGTCGGCTGACATTTCCGCCGCCGACGTCCCGCACGATGATGTGCTGCGACAACGGCTGTCACGTATCGGGCTCGGGCCCAAGGTGTTACGCGCACGCCCCGACGGCGACGAGCTTGATGTCGAAGCGCTCATCGACTTGGTCGTCGATCTGCGGTCGGGCTACTCACCACCCGAACACGTCTACTCTGAACGCCGCAAACTCGCACGTAACCTAGGCGTCCTCATACTGGTCGACGCCTCTGGGTCGGCTACTGACACCGACCCGAACGGCCTCGCTGTCCATGACCATCAACGCCGGGCGGCTGCGACGTTGGCCGCTACGCTAGAAGACCTCGGCGATCGCGTCGCTGTCTATGCGTTTCGGTCCGACGGCCGGCACGCGGTCCAACTACCTGCGATCAAACCATTCGAACGACGCCTCGGCGCTCTCGAGCGAGCCCGACTCAACCAGCTGCAACCGTCGAGCTACACGCGGCTTGGCGCGGCGATCCGCGGCGCCGGAGAGATTCTCAAAACCCAGGCGGGAACGCCGAACCGACTGCTGCTTGTGCTGTCCGATGGCTTTCCGTATGACCATGGCTATGAGGGGCGGTATGCCGAGGCTGACGCCCGCAAATCCCTCGAAGAACTCCGCTCCGACGGTGTTGCCTGCCTCTGTCTTTCGATCGGCGCTGCCACAGCAACCGACGAACTCGAACGCGTTTTCGGCTCCGCGGGGTATGCCTGCGGAGCGACACTGGCGGAGCTGAGCCCACGGATGGACGAGCTGTTTCTGTCGTCGCTGCGCGAACTTGCCGCCCCGATACCACTGCGAGGATGA
- a CDS encoding CbbQ/NirQ/NorQ/GpvN family protein — protein sequence MNGANRLTDCEAPFYRAVGDEVDVFRAAARRGLPVLLKGPTGCGKTRFVEAMAHELGRDLITVAGHEDMTSADLVGRFLLKGGETVWVDGPLTRAVREGAICYLDEVVEARQDTTVVIHPLADHRRELSIDRLGATLTAAQGFQLVISYNPGYQSVLKNIKESTRQRFVAIELDFPPVEIETEIVAHEAGIAVETARALVKLGNAIRSLDGSPLREVASTRLLILAGGLVAEGLTLRTAVQAAIVRALSDDREIVRALGELADAVLPPT from the coding sequence CTGAACGGGGCAAATAGGTTGACGGATTGCGAGGCACCGTTCTACCGGGCTGTCGGCGATGAGGTGGACGTGTTCCGGGCCGCGGCGCGTCGCGGACTGCCAGTACTTTTGAAGGGCCCGACGGGATGCGGGAAAACCCGCTTTGTCGAGGCCATGGCCCACGAGCTCGGACGCGATCTGATTACCGTCGCCGGCCACGAGGACATGACCTCGGCGGATTTGGTCGGACGCTTCTTGCTGAAGGGCGGCGAGACGGTTTGGGTGGATGGGCCGCTGACACGAGCCGTGCGCGAGGGCGCCATCTGCTATCTGGACGAGGTGGTGGAGGCGCGCCAAGACACCACGGTGGTCATCCATCCGCTCGCCGATCATCGTCGTGAGTTGTCGATAGACCGGCTCGGCGCGACATTAACCGCAGCACAAGGCTTTCAGCTGGTGATCTCCTACAACCCCGGCTACCAGAGCGTGCTGAAGAACATCAAGGAGTCGACCCGGCAGCGATTCGTCGCCATCGAACTGGACTTCCCGCCCGTCGAGATCGAAACGGAGATCGTTGCCCATGAAGCGGGCATCGCAGTCGAGACTGCGCGTGCTCTGGTCAAGCTCGGCAACGCCATCCGAAGTCTGGACGGCTCACCGTTGCGCGAAGTGGCCTCGACCCGGCTGTTGATTCTCGCCGGCGGACTTGTCGCGGAAGGCCTTACCCTGCGTACTGCTGTGCAGGCGGCAATAGTGCGGGCGCTCTCCGATGACCGCGAAATCGTCCGTGCCCTGGGTGAACTCGCCGACGCCGTGCTACCCCCGACGTGA
- a CDS encoding spirocyclase AveC family protein: protein MLSKDAPVDLGAQPPVKPVRIWAAVGAAVLVLQVYVWVRWITGPYFERVPGGPNDPPLYMKIPLMANAIVLWAGLPFAVWWFFVRPWLRERRITLDGILVVSIGLMFFQDPLLNYFNTWCTYNTWLFNRGSWSSHIPGWVSPEEPGHQVAEPLLTNVPGYAYGVLLITMAGCWVMRRIKAKWPNISNLRLIAVTYAIAFVFDFVMEGLVLLPIGFYTYPGAIRAVSVNAGTYYQWPVYEGLMWGGVQAALCCLRYFTDDRGRTVVERGLDQVRGGFARQQLTRFLAVFAAVSACFFVFYNVPAQWLGMHADPWPEDQMKRSYFNGGICGDGTNKPCPHPVIPIPTKRSGFVDSDGKFVLPEGAELPKTVPFEPPSERGK from the coding sequence CTGTTGAGCAAGGATGCGCCCGTCGATCTCGGTGCTCAGCCACCGGTGAAGCCGGTTCGGATTTGGGCCGCCGTTGGCGCCGCGGTGCTGGTTCTGCAGGTCTATGTATGGGTTCGGTGGATTACCGGGCCATATTTCGAGCGGGTGCCCGGCGGGCCGAACGATCCGCCGCTGTACATGAAGATCCCCTTGATGGCCAACGCGATCGTGCTGTGGGCGGGCCTGCCGTTCGCCGTGTGGTGGTTCTTCGTGCGGCCCTGGCTCCGGGAGCGGCGGATCACCCTCGATGGCATTCTCGTCGTCTCCATCGGGCTGATGTTCTTCCAGGATCCGCTGCTGAACTACTTCAACACCTGGTGCACATACAACACCTGGTTGTTCAACCGGGGCTCGTGGTCGTCGCACATTCCCGGCTGGGTATCGCCGGAGGAGCCGGGTCACCAGGTTGCCGAGCCACTGCTGACGAACGTGCCAGGCTACGCGTACGGCGTTCTGCTGATCACCATGGCCGGCTGCTGGGTGATGCGCCGCATCAAGGCTAAATGGCCCAACATCAGCAACCTGCGACTGATCGCCGTGACCTACGCCATCGCGTTCGTCTTCGATTTCGTCATGGAGGGTCTGGTCCTGCTGCCGATCGGGTTCTACACCTACCCCGGCGCCATCAGGGCGGTCTCGGTGAACGCCGGCACCTATTACCAATGGCCGGTCTACGAAGGTCTGATGTGGGGCGGTGTCCAGGCGGCGTTGTGCTGTCTGCGCTACTTCACCGACGATCGCGGCCGCACGGTCGTCGAGCGCGGGCTGGACCAAGTCCGAGGCGGCTTCGCCCGGCAGCAGTTGACCCGCTTCCTGGCCGTCTTCGCCGCCGTGAGCGCCTGCTTCTTCGTCTTCTACAACGTCCCCGCTCAATGGCTCGGGATGCATGCCGATCCCTGGCCCGAAGACCAAATGAAGCGGTCGTACTTCAACGGAGGCATCTGCGGCGACGGGACGAATAAGCCATGTCCCCACCCCGTCATCCCGATACCGACCAAACGGTCCGGCTTCGTTGATTCCGACGGAAAGTTCGTCCTTCCGGAGGGTGCCGAGCTGCCCAAGACCGTCCCATTCGAACCCCCCTCTGAACGGGGCAAATAG
- a CDS encoding TetR/AcrR family transcriptional regulator, with product MVERWTRERRLEHTRSLLLDAAEDVFAEKGFTSATLDDIAYAAGYTKGAIYKHFTTKEDLFLAVSDRYWRRYFDNFAEVMSTARHIGARELDEIAKRWRQLSRDRGAEHAALGHEFTLYLLRNPEARNRVAAKRSEVVDALAKFINEGMNRLGGTLLIPPVTFAQLLIATSDSVVLGSELDDVDLYRPILEMYVSAIKLP from the coding sequence ATGGTGGAGCGCTGGACCAGGGAGCGGCGCCTGGAGCACACGCGTTCGCTGCTGCTGGATGCCGCGGAGGATGTCTTCGCCGAAAAGGGCTTCACCTCAGCAACTCTCGACGACATCGCCTACGCCGCCGGGTATACGAAGGGCGCCATCTACAAGCACTTCACCACCAAGGAGGATCTATTCCTGGCGGTCAGTGATCGGTACTGGCGGCGCTACTTCGACAACTTCGCCGAGGTCATGTCGACCGCGCGGCACATCGGAGCGCGCGAACTCGACGAGATCGCCAAGCGGTGGCGTCAACTGAGCCGGGACCGCGGTGCCGAGCACGCCGCGTTGGGCCACGAGTTCACCCTGTATCTACTTCGTAATCCCGAGGCTCGAAACCGGGTGGCCGCCAAGAGATCAGAGGTTGTCGATGCTCTGGCGAAGTTCATCAACGAGGGCATGAACCGGCTCGGCGGAACCCTTCTTATTCCTCCCGTGACCTTCGCGCAACTGCTGATCGCCACCAGTGATTCCGTCGTGCTGGGCAGTGAACTCGACGACGTCGACCTGTACCGGCCGATCCTGGAAATGTACGTTTCGGCCATCAAGCTGCCCTAA
- a CDS encoding TetR/AcrR family transcriptional regulator, whose product MPPSAQPLRRPRGEPRRLLLDAARELFARRDYRSTTTREIAEAADVSEYLLFRNFGSKAGLFREALVLPFTSFVEEFAQTWQSVIPEETEEQELARLFVGRLYDVLVEHRGLLLTLLASEGLSPEELAATGIADIKQALALLGRISAEGMQLRGFRSSQPDLPARSTVAMIVGMVALRSTYFGEQQPSREAIVDELVQATLHGFLHRND is encoded by the coding sequence ATGCCGCCGTCCGCTCAACCGCTGCGCCGGCCGCGTGGCGAACCGCGCCGACTGCTGCTCGACGCTGCTCGCGAACTGTTCGCCCGCCGCGACTACCGCAGCACGACGACACGCGAAATAGCCGAGGCCGCCGACGTCAGCGAATACCTGCTCTTCCGCAACTTCGGCTCCAAGGCTGGGCTGTTTCGCGAGGCGCTGGTGCTTCCGTTCACGAGCTTCGTCGAAGAGTTCGCGCAGACGTGGCAATCGGTCATCCCCGAGGAGACCGAGGAACAAGAATTGGCCCGACTTTTCGTCGGACGGCTGTATGACGTGCTGGTGGAGCACCGCGGCTTGCTACTGACGCTATTGGCGTCGGAAGGCTTGAGCCCCGAGGAGCTCGCCGCCACGGGGATCGCCGACATCAAGCAGGCGCTCGCACTGCTGGGCCGGATCAGCGCGGAAGGCATGCAGCTGCGTGGATTTCGGTCTAGCCAGCCAGATCTGCCCGCGCGCTCCACGGTGGCGATGATCGTCGGCATGGTCGCGTTGCGGTCGACGTACTTCGGCGAACAGCAGCCCTCGCGCGAGGCGATCGTCGACGAACTCGTCCAGGCGACTCTGCACGGCTTTCTACACCGCAACGATTAA
- a CDS encoding spirocyclase AveC family protein yields MSTELTPLLTASVIFGWGSGIAFTAAGVYLSIRQRRVHPLLLLCISAISFSWIEAPYDWAMYAQFPPALPRMPSWWPLNMTWGGLPSAVPIGYIGYFVLPAVIGAALGNKVAARFGWPGRNRPFTLLTVGFIVGFCWAFVFNAFLGARLGVFYYAYVIPGLAVFEGTKHQYPIYDSIALGVQMMVFAYLLGRTDSFGRNVIEMWAESKTKSRVKSTALSIGAVILIGNLLYGAVFAPHLITMLGGYVTSGSNEQLFPGVPNQPH; encoded by the coding sequence ATGAGCACAGAGTTGACGCCGCTGCTGACCGCCTCGGTCATCTTCGGCTGGGGGAGCGGCATTGCTTTCACCGCGGCGGGTGTGTATCTGAGCATCCGCCAACGTCGTGTGCATCCGCTACTGCTGCTGTGCATCTCGGCGATCTCGTTCTCCTGGATCGAGGCGCCTTACGACTGGGCGATGTACGCGCAGTTCCCGCCCGCGCTGCCCCGGATGCCCTCGTGGTGGCCGTTGAACATGACCTGGGGTGGGCTGCCGTCGGCCGTCCCAATCGGGTACATCGGCTATTTCGTGCTGCCCGCCGTCATCGGCGCAGCGCTCGGCAACAAGGTGGCCGCACGGTTCGGTTGGCCTGGGAGGAATAGGCCCTTCACGCTCCTCACCGTCGGATTCATCGTCGGATTCTGCTGGGCCTTCGTGTTCAACGCCTTCCTCGGCGCGCGGCTAGGGGTCTTCTACTACGCCTACGTGATTCCCGGACTAGCCGTCTTCGAGGGCACCAAGCACCAGTACCCGATCTACGACTCCATCGCGTTGGGCGTGCAGATGATGGTGTTCGCCTATCTGCTCGGGCGAACGGATTCCTTCGGCCGCAACGTCATTGAGATGTGGGCGGAATCGAAGACGAAGAGCCGGGTCAAGTCGACCGCGCTGTCCATCGGTGCAGTCATATTGATCGGGAACCTCCTCTACGGCGCCGTCTTTGCGCCGCACCTGATAACCATGCTGGGCGGTTACGTGACTTCGGGATCCAACGAGCAGTTATTCCCTGGCGTACCGAATCAACCGCATTAG
- a CDS encoding cytochrome P450, producing the protein MIQTTELYYDPFDYAIDDDPYPVWKRMRAEAPLYFNEKYRFYALSRYDDVAPALHDWQTYRSGRGTTADILFSGIEVPPGILLFEDPPLHDLHRRLLSRVFTPRRMLAVEDLVREFCSRALDPLRDQDGFDFVVDLGAIMPMRTIGYLLGIPEEEQQSIRDRNDKAITVGAEHGDISATIFQDSIALFADYIEWRSKHPSDDLMTELLNAEVEEQDGTRRRLDRTEVLAYTAMIAGAGNETTARLIGFMGQLLGEHPDQRRELVADPSLIPSAVEETLRYEPPSPVQGRYVAAAVELYGQMVTEGSYMLLLNGSANRDETKFTEPDRYDIHRKGGHLSFGQGLHFCLGSALARLEGRVAFEEVLKRWTDWEVDYDNARRARTSSVRGWAQLPVKTG; encoded by the coding sequence TTGATACAGACCACAGAGCTCTACTACGACCCGTTCGACTATGCGATCGACGACGATCCATACCCGGTGTGGAAGCGAATGCGGGCCGAGGCGCCGCTGTACTTCAACGAGAAATACCGCTTCTACGCGCTGAGCCGTTACGACGATGTGGCTCCGGCACTTCATGATTGGCAGACGTATCGGTCGGGACGAGGTACTACGGCCGACATCTTGTTCAGCGGCATCGAAGTGCCGCCGGGAATTCTGCTGTTCGAAGACCCGCCGCTGCATGACCTGCATCGAAGACTTTTGTCGCGAGTGTTCACGCCGCGCCGGATGTTGGCGGTCGAAGATCTGGTGCGCGAATTCTGCTCTCGCGCATTGGATCCGCTGCGTGATCAGGACGGGTTCGATTTCGTCGTCGATTTGGGTGCGATCATGCCGATGCGCACCATCGGCTATCTGCTGGGGATCCCCGAAGAGGAGCAACAGTCGATTCGCGACCGTAATGACAAGGCCATTACCGTCGGTGCGGAACACGGCGACATCAGCGCCACGATCTTCCAGGATTCGATCGCGCTGTTCGCCGACTACATCGAGTGGCGTTCCAAGCACCCGTCCGATGACTTGATGACGGAACTGCTCAACGCCGAGGTCGAGGAACAAGACGGAACCCGGCGCCGGCTCGACCGCACCGAAGTCCTCGCCTACACGGCGATGATCGCCGGTGCCGGCAACGAAACCACCGCTCGCCTCATCGGTTTCATGGGCCAGCTACTCGGCGAACATCCCGACCAACGACGCGAACTCGTCGCCGATCCGTCGTTGATCCCCTCCGCTGTGGAGGAAACGCTGCGCTACGAGCCTCCATCGCCGGTGCAGGGGCGTTACGTCGCCGCGGCCGTCGAATTGTACGGGCAGATGGTGACTGAGGGTTCCTACATGTTGCTGCTCAACGGATCTGCCAATCGTGACGAAACCAAATTCACCGAACCCGATCGCTACGACATCCACCGCAAGGGCGGACATCTGAGTTTCGGCCAGGGCCTGCACTTCTGCCTCGGCTCCGCCTTGGCACGCCTCGAAGGGCGCGTCGCGTTTGAAGAAGTCCTCAAACGATGGACCGACTGGGAGGTCGACTACGACAACGCGCGCCGGGCACGGACATCCAGCGTGCGGGGTTGGGCACAGCTGCCGGTCAAGACTGGGTAG
- a CDS encoding oxygenase MpaB family protein, translating to MTSNLDSRNRIQIRRRTARWDTEPVTAADAMDFWAFAGGPANVIMQLSWPGVGYGVVESKVDSGNILKHPWKRARTTLQYLAVAILGTPEDRAAFREAVNDSHKHVKSTADSPVKYNAFNRELQMWVAACLFVGLEDTYQLLRGEMTPEQSEQFYHSAWTLGTTLQVTEDQWPPTRQEFDTYWTEACERVSMDETVRRYLQDLINLRMINPLIGIPFRPLVKFLTTGFLAPVFREAMELRWSNFRQYLFELLFRVVALVNRFIPIFIRQGGSYLLLADVRRRVRAKRALV from the coding sequence ATGACTTCCAACCTTGACAGTCGCAATCGCATCCAGATCCGGCGTCGCACCGCGCGCTGGGACACCGAACCCGTCACCGCGGCAGACGCTATGGATTTCTGGGCTTTCGCCGGCGGCCCCGCCAACGTCATCATGCAACTCTCGTGGCCCGGCGTGGGCTATGGCGTCGTCGAAAGCAAGGTGGACTCGGGAAATATCCTCAAGCACCCGTGGAAACGCGCCCGCACCACCCTTCAGTACTTAGCGGTCGCGATCCTCGGAACACCCGAAGATCGTGCCGCGTTTCGCGAGGCGGTCAATGACTCGCACAAGCACGTCAAGTCGACCGCCGACAGTCCCGTGAAGTACAACGCGTTCAACCGTGAGCTTCAGATGTGGGTGGCCGCATGCCTTTTCGTCGGCCTCGAAGATACCTACCAACTGCTGCGCGGGGAGATGACGCCCGAACAGTCCGAACAGTTCTACCACTCGGCATGGACGCTGGGCACCACATTGCAGGTCACCGAGGATCAATGGCCGCCCACCCGTCAGGAATTCGACACGTACTGGACCGAGGCCTGCGAGCGGGTCTCCATGGACGAGACGGTCCGTCGCTACCTGCAGGATCTGATCAACCTGCGGATGATCAACCCCTTGATCGGCATACCGTTTCGTCCGTTGGTGAAGTTCTTGACCACGGGCTTCCTCGCGCCGGTCTTCCGTGAGGCGATGGAGTTGCGGTGGAGCAACTTTCGTCAATACCTGTTCGAATTGCTGTTCCGGGTGGTGGCACTCGTCAACAGATTCATACCGATATTCATCCGTCAGGGGGGTAGCTATCTGTTACTCGCCGACGTGCGCCGGCGCGTCCGCGCGAAGCGAGCATTGGTATGA
- a CDS encoding universal stress protein, with protein MGNYNVVVVGTDGSETSFRAVEKAASIAAESDAKLVVASAFLDSHDDGAGPAPDQARTVEYRTQGNAPIYEMLRKAADTARDAGVSDVEERAVEGAPVDALLQLADDVNADLIVVGSVGTNSFVGKVLGSVPRAVSRRAKAEVKVVDTEG; from the coding sequence ATGGGCAATTACAACGTCGTGGTCGTTGGGACGGACGGCTCGGAAACGTCGTTCCGTGCGGTGGAGAAGGCCGCGTCGATTGCCGCGGAATCGGACGCGAAACTGGTCGTGGCCTCGGCCTTTCTGGATTCCCATGACGACGGCGCCGGCCCCGCTCCCGACCAGGCGCGCACGGTGGAGTACCGGACCCAGGGCAATGCCCCCATCTACGAAATGCTCCGCAAAGCCGCCGACACGGCGCGCGATGCCGGCGTCAGCGACGTCGAGGAGCGCGCGGTGGAGGGCGCTCCGGTCGATGCGCTGCTCCAGCTCGCCGACGATGTGAACGCCGACTTGATCGTCGTGGGCAGCGTCGGCACCAACTCCTTCGTTGGCAAAGTCCTCGGTTCCGTTCCGCGGGCGGTGTCTCGTCGCGCCAAGGCTGAGGTGAAAGTCGTCGACACCGAAGGCTGA